The DNA region ACGATGGCCACCAAGATGATGACCCGGGGCATGACCGTGACCGACCACATCGTGGCTTGGTCGATGATGTCGGGCTTGGTCCTCGCCCTCCTTCAGGTCGCGCAGACTGCGGCGCTACCGGCTCACTTCGTGTGAACCGCCCAAGCTGATCCGCAGCAGCGAGGAAGAGGGGAAAGCGATGACGAGAGTCTGGGATCGGCGACGCGTCGGCGGCACGGTACTGCGCGGCCTGCTGACGGTGGTGTTCCTGGCAGCGGCCGGCATGAAGTTCGCCGCTGTGCCGTTCGAGGTCGAGGGTTTCGCCCGCTTCGGCTACCCGCTTTGGTTCATGTACGTGGTCGGCACCCTGCAGCTGTTTGGGGCGGTGCTGCTCTGGGCCCGCGGGTGCGTCGCCCTCGGAGCGGGATTGCTCGCGGTGCTCATGGCCGGTGCGGTCGGCAGCCACCTGCTCGCCGGCGATCCGGCTCTGATGCCGCTCCCCGCCTTCGTGCTCCTGATCCTGCTGAGTGGCATCGCCTACGCCTGTCGGGTTGAACTCCTGCCGTCGAGCACCGACACGGAGATGCAGCGGGCCTGACATGGCGCTTCGCGCCTGCGGCTCAGCCACATGGGGGTTTGGGGGATTTTGGGGGTCTGTTTCAGCCGCTACCCGTAAACTGTCATGTGCGCTCGCCTGCGTGCTCGGGTGTACGACCCGTCGAAGTTCTTCACGATGCTGCAACAGCACGGGGTGCGGGCGCGGAGCTGATCCGGCCGCACAAAGCGTCAGCTCGTCTGTCGGGACCTGGATCTGGCCCTTACCGCTGTCCCCCGATCAAGCCTCGCATCCTCAGGCTGTTCAGGTAGGCCCGCTGGAGAGGACACCAGAACGCGGCACCGCTCTCGCGGAGCGCCGCTGTGTCTTCGGTCTCGGCAACATTCATGGCCTTCAGCAGCCGGTCCTGACCGAAGCGGTCGAGCGACTGGGAGAAAAGCGTGGTTCCGATCTCCTGCAGTTGGGCCTGATCGACAGCGTAGAACGGTGCGCAGTTCTGGCCGATGAGGGTCACGCGGACGATCATCCGTGCGGCCTGGTCGAGGCGAGCAGCGTCTTGAGGCAGCGCAGCTTCAGGCGCCTTGGCCGGCCCGGCGACCGCATTGCAGCTCGCGAGCGTGAAAAGGACCAGCGCCCAGCGCGCGCCTGAGAGGTGGCCGAGGGCGAGAGATCGAGCATGCCTAGCCAAGCCTTTCTGTAAGGCCGGCCTCTTCTGCGGGTCGTAGATCTAATCCTGCTGCTCGAGCATATTTCTAGGATGGCGAACGTCACCGCGGGTGTCGAGGCGCTGGTATTGGCCCAGCCGGCATCTTGCAGCTACAGCCTGCCCATGTCCGACAAGCTCGATGCCCTCCTCGAACGCCTCAAGGCGCACCAGCGCACCCTCATCCTGGCTATGGCCGAGCATGATGGCCTGCCGGCGCAGAGCGCGATCCGTCAGGTCGCCGAACTGGAGAACGTCATTGCCGCCGTTGAAGCAGTCGCGGCTGAGGAGACGGATCAGGCTCGGCGGAACGGAAAACACTGATCGGCCACCCATACCGCGACATTCAACCGCGCGTTGAGTGGTGTTCTTGAGCCATAGCCAATTACAATCTGTGTCACAGTCATAGACTTTATTTGGATCTAAATCGGTTTATATCCAGACATAAGGACGCGCCTAAGATTTCAATTCTGTAAATTTTAGTATATTATAATTATCTGGAAAATTTACCTGAAATCACATTTGGATAATATCCAGCGCATATATGATTGATCGCCACAAGCACCTAAAAATTCCTCGCAAGTCCGCTTCTGATCCCGGTTCGGTACATCGAACCCGGAGGCAAAAGGTGCGAGTTTATGAGTACGACCGTTGGCGTCCTGATCCTGGATGAACCGCAAGACCTGAGCGCAACTGCGCGCGCTGCTCTGGAGCACTTGCCAGGGATCAGCTTGCTAGGCGAGACCGCCTTGGAGAACGCCGCTGATGAGCCCAGGGTCGCCGTGATCTGTCTTAGCGCGGACAAGCTTGCGGGCGGGATTGAGCGCGTTGCCGGCCTAAGGAAGCGTCGGCAGGACCTGCGCATCCTACTGATCTTTGACGCGCTGACCGCTAGCCACTCCAAAGCTCTGTTGGACGCGGGTGCTGACGCGTTCGTTGGGCGCCCACATTCGCAGCAGGAACTGAGAGTGGCGCTTCTCGCGCTTGTGGAGGGAGCGGCTTGCCTCGTTCCCCGGGAGCAGCCAGGCGTCATGAAATCGGGCCAGAGCTGCAACTTCGGTTTGTCGCCCCGTGAAATTGACGTCCTTTGCTTCCTTTGCGCCGGATTCAGCAACAAGGAGGTCGCCCGGCGCCTGGCATTGAGTGTTCGCACTGTGGAGACCCATCGGCTCAACCTGCGGCGCAAGACCCAGACCGGCCGTTTGAAGGACCTCGTCTCGCTCGCCCGCCAGCTCGGGCTTCCCCTCCCGTCTGCTGACGAGTGGGCTTCGCAGGCCGACAAGCGGTTCGCGAAGGATGGGCGCTCTGTCGTGACCGTGACCGGCACGGAGAGGCATTCCATTCGTGCTGACATCGCTAGCCCTGCAGAAGCGACATTCTTGAGGAAGCGTTAACGGCGCAAGGCGGTCGCTACGGATGGCAGCCGCCGACGGCGGTCAGCTATGTTGCGGCGTCGCTACGGCTTCTGACAGGCGAAACCGAACGGCAAGCGGGCCGGCCCCCTGAGGGCTCGGCCCGCGCCTTTTGCGCCAGCGTCGACTGTCACGCCGTTCCTGGTGCTTCCGCCTTCTCGGGCAAGGACCCAGAACGACAACGGCGCAGCAACCCGTGAGGTCACTGCGCCGCTGGATCGGGCCGCAGAGGGGCGATAGCGGCCTTGAGGAAGGGCTACGCCCGACGCTGCCTCCGTGAGGTGCGCCCAAGCACATCCAGAAGGATGTGGCTCGGTAGCGACAGGGATCGGCCATCACCTGTGGACAGCGCGAAGCGCCCCCGATCCGTCAAGGTTCAGGAGCGAGCGTGCTGACCTCACTCCCGATCCGGCCTTGCCATGTTCGCCAGCCCTCACGCCTTCGTCCTGCACCATCGCGAGCGCCTCGCCGTGCTCCTCTCGTCGGCTCTGTTCCTGGCCGGTGCGCTCCCGCTGTTCTGGGCGGTCGGGTGAGGACCCCGGCGCACCCAGAATTCACCTCGGCCCCCCGTTAGTAGAAGCCAGCCGATGACCGCTCAGGCAGCATCATCCGATGATTGCTTCCGGCGCCTCGAGCCCGGCGGACGAGGCGTCGTGTTCGTCCAGGGCATCGTGCCGTCCGGCCGCCGCGGGATCGACCGCACTTTGCCTTTGTCATCGCCCTTTCGTTCGGGACGAGGCCCCCGGCACCCGCCATCGAGCCACGCCCGGAAAGCGCGGCCGTAGATCGACTCCTCGAAGTCGTGGTCGGCTCGGACGATCATGTCGGCGATCACCCGCTCGGCCTCCTCCTTGTTGAAGAGCGCTTGGCCGAGCAGGGCGATCGTGTAGCGCCGTATCTCCTGGGGCCCTCCAGATGCGGGTTCCGATCCATGGCTCGCAGCACCGCGTGCAGCACCGCCCTGCCGACATCGTCCCGCTTCGGCGTGCCGGTCTTCAGGCGGTTCTGACGGCGCTCGCCCTCGGTCTCGGCGTGGGCATCGAGGCTGTGCTTCAGCCGCTTCGACATGCCCTTGCGGGACTTCCGGGCCGCGGGTGTCCAACCTGGGCGTCTCGAGGTGGGCTCGGGGGTCTCGTTCTCGTCCGACATAGGTGCGCCTCCGTATGAGAGGCCCCCTATCCATACCGGATCGACGCAAGACACAAACGGCCGAGCTACGGCGGGGTCTCGGCACCCCATCGGCTGATGCGGTTGGGTCATCTGATGATGACGTGGGCGACGTTGCGTGCGTCCAGCCCGGCCGCAGACGCTTAGCCAGGGAGGGGCAGCCGTCGGAGCGCCTCGTACACGGCGTGACACACGGCTAGATCGTCCTCGGGCTCGCCACCGGACGAACCGACGCCGCCCACGATCTCGTCGCCGACCAGCAGCGGCAATCCACCCGTCAGAGGTAGGCGATCTGGAAAGGCGAGAAGCGCCGCGTTCGCCTGGATCGCTCCCTGAAGATCCTGGGTCGACGTGCGCGTGATCGCGGCCGTCCGAGCCTTCAACCAAGCCGCCTCCGGCGTGTGAAGCCGCGCGCCGTCGAGGCGTTCAAGGGCGAGTAATACGCCTGCCTCATCGACAATCGCGAACGTCACCGGAAGGCTGCGCCGTTCAGCCTCTGCGCGTCCCGCAGCCATGAGGATGCGCACGTCGGACGCATCGAGGCAGTTACGTTGATGCATGAGACACCGTCGGATTACGGTCGTGTGAAGCCCTGAACTACCCGCCCCGGAACGCTGACTCCTCCTGCGGATCGTAGGTCTGGCCGTGCTGTGCGGGCATAAGCTCAAGATGGCGGTCGGCGGGGCGCGTGTCGAGGCGTCAGGCCCTGCGCATCGCCTGCGCCCGCAACTGCTCGGCTTCCTCTTGCCACGCATCCCGCTCGGTCCGCATGGCCTTGACTAGGGCGTGCATGTTGCCGGCGTCGATCGCGGTTTCCACGAGCATGTCCTGGGCCGAGGCCAGTTCCTCCCGCAGCTCGGCGTTCTCGGCCGCCAAGGCCAGCAGGAGAGCGGCCACAACATCGCTCATCCAGGCCCCGGCGTCATCCTCAAGCATGGGCGTGTAGCGGCGCGGGCGCCGGGCGACAACGGTAGCTCTGCCGGTGGCTACAAAGGGATGATCCGCTTCTTTGGGTCGTCCCAGTCCTCCCAGCCGGGGCCCTCCTCCGGGCCGCTCAGCACGTCAAAGGCGGCATCCAACTTGCGCAGATCCCAGATGACCCGACGGCCAACCCGGAAAGGCTGGGGTATCTGCCCTTCGCTCACGAGCATGTCGAACGTTGGCATGCTGACCCCGACGTACCGGCCGGCCTCGACCTGGCTCAGACCTCGTCGCGAGATGACCTCGATCCTGACGGGGGCAATCGCATTGGGATCCTCAGAGCGCCGGGGCGGCATCAGTTCGCCCGCTGGTGCGCCTCGAAACTCAAGCGCTCACTTGCTTCCGCGTTGCGCGAGGACGGCGGGTACGGTGCGGAGCATGATGGCGAGATCTCGGTGCAGGGTCCAACGGGTGGCGTAGTCCAGATCCAGGGCCACGCGCTCGGCATAGGTCGTGTCGGAGCGGCCCGAGACCTGCCACAGCCCGGTCACACCCGGCGCCATGGCGAAACAGGTCGGGAAGGCCCGCCCGTAGCGGGCGACTTCGGCAGGCACGATCGGGCGCGGACCGACCAAGCTCATCTCACCGCGCAGCACATTCCAGAGCTGCGGCAGCTCGTCCAGCGATGTCTTGCGCAGTACGTAGCCGATCGCGGTCACGCGCGGGTCGTCGCTGAGCTTGTGGGTGGCCGCCCACTCGGCGCGGGCCTGAGGATTGGCGGCCAGATGCGTCACCAACACGGCGTCGCCGTCCGTCACCATGGAGCGGAACTTCAGGCAGCCGAAGCGGCGTCCGTCCCGCCCCACCCGCATGTGGCGGAAGATCGGCGCTTTGCGATCGCCGGCGTAGACGAGCGCGGCGATCAGGATCAGCAGCGGTAGGAGTAGGAACAACGCCGTGACCGCCACGCCAACATCGAGCCCGCGTTTGAACGCCCAAGCCAACCGTCTGTCTTGTGGGACCATACAAACTGTAGGCACCAAAGCTTCGGCTGCCAGGCTAATCTGTTCGGTAAATTGGTCTGCGACTCGTTCGGCTATCTCGGCAATGTCTTGCGTCGTACCGGCAGCGACGGAGACAGGAAGAACAGCCCGCGGCTCCATGATCCGACCTCTCAAGATAGATGACGGATGACTGGGAATAAGTGCCTCGCGTCAACGTTAACAGAATATTATGCCATAAACAACCCTTATATTGTTGTCAGCGCCTCTCTTATCGGCATTCCTCGAAGGTATCTCAGGTTGCAAAAGGATTGAAATCAAAATATCATTGCCATGTCCCAAATGTATTTACAATTCCGTGAGTGTATGCTGATTTAATCACACACCAACGCGCGAGGCACAGTGGTGTTTATCCTGCTTTTGTGCATTGCCTTCGTGCTTGGTGCGATTGGGTTCGCAATTGGCTTCAACTGGAATTGGGTTGGCGCCCTAACTGGTGCTCAGCTTGGCGCAACGCTGGGTGTACTGGTTGCGGCAGCACTAAGTGCGCGATGGTAAGCGTACGGCGCGTCTGCCTGACAGATCCTGCAGAGAATACCGCTACGCTTTCTTGACGCCGAGTGGCAGAGTGCCGCCACGATGCCGATCCGCCCCCAGCACCGCTTCTTCTACCCCATCGACTGGGCGCAGCTCTCGGCCGTCATACGGTTCGGGAGGGCGAAAGGCTGCTGCGAGGGCTGCGGGCGACCGCACGGGCGCATCGTCTACCACCTCGGCGACGGGCGCTGGTGGGATGCGGAAGCCAGCCGGTGGCGTGATGGCTGGGGCAGGCGGATCCGGGTTGCGGTAGAAGCTGACATCCTCAGGCGGGCGCGCCAGACCCGCGTGGTCCTGGCCGCCGCCCATCGGGATCACGACACCTCGAATAACGCGGACGCCAACCTCGCGGCCTTCTGCCAGCGTTGCCACATGATCCACGACCGGCCAGAGCATCAGCGGCGACGCTGGCGCACGTTGTTCCGCAGGAAGGCGCTCGGGGATCTGTTCGGCGGGCCCTACGTCTGAAGACTCGCTGTCATGGCACTACCGCGTTTCGCGATTACGAGGTCACGACCCCATATGCCGGTGACTCGTCTGTGAACACGGACTTCGGTCATGCGGTACTATCTACGGATCGCCCGCATGCGCCCAGAAGGCGGGGTCGACACCCACAGCGCCGTGCTTGACGCCTCGAGCATCGAAGCCGCGGTCAGCCGTTCTGTTCAGGCTGTGGATGCCTTCCTAGGCGATCGACCAGGTGTCGCGACGCTGACAAGCTCCTATCGCGGCTTGGTCTGGACGCACCGCCAGAAGATGCCTTCGATCCCGTGGCCGTAGACCAAGTTGGTGCAAGCAGCTTGGCTACGTGGGCGTCGAGGTAGCCATCTATGATCTCACCGCGTCATCACGGTGAGGCGCCCCTAACCTCAGCTCTCAACCCGTCCTAGAGGCTGTTATGGACCTGGGTGGGTCTGATGCTCAGATGGGTGGGGATGAGCCCTGCCCGCCAGCCGTATCCGTCCGACGTTTCCGATGAGGAGTGGGCGCTGGTCGCGCCCTACCTGACGCTGCTGCACGAGGATGCCGGTCAGCGCGAGCATGCGTTGCGGGAGGTGTTCAACGGGCTGCGCTACGTCGTCAGGAGCGGCTGCCCGTGGCGGCTGATGCCGCATGATCTGCCGCCTTGGTTTGCCGTGTATCAGCAGGCCCAGCGCTGGCTATCGGCCGGCTGCTTCGAGCAACTGGCCGAGGATCTGCGCGCGGTGCTGCGTCTGGCTGCGGGTCGTGCGCCGGAACCGACGGCGGCTGTGCTCGACAGCCGGACCTTGCGCTCCTCGCCCGAGAGCGGCGAGCGGGCCGGCTACGATGGGGCCAAGCGCAAGAAGGGCTCGAAGCTGCACATGGCGGTGGACACCCTCGGCCATCTCCTGGCGCTGCACGTCACGCCCGCCGATGCCGATGATCGGGCCCAGGTGGGCCGGCTCGCCAAGGCCGTGCAGGCGGCGACCGGTGAGAGCGTCGAGGTCGCCTTCGTCGATCAGGGCTATACCGGTGAGAAGCCGGCCACGGCAGCCCGCGAGCATGGCATTGCACTGGAGGTGGTGAAGCTGCCCGAGGCTAAGCGCGGCTTCGTGCTGCTCCCGCGCCGTTGGGTCGTGGAGCGCTCTTTTGCCTGGGCGACCCGCTTCCGCAGGCTCGTCAAAGATTACGAGCGCTATGCCAGCACCCTGGCAGACCTGCACCTCGTCGCTTTCGTCTGCCTCATGCTCAGACAGGCCGCTCAACTCGCCACAGGTTCATAACAGCCTCTAGGAAGTGCGAGCTGTAAAGCGCGCATGCAGCTGCAAAATAGGCGCCTTGAAAAGCGACGTTGATTTCAAAGCCCCGCTTCAAAACCTTGAACAGGGTTCGCGCCTCGACCAGAACGTGCATGTTGCAGGCTTCGATCGCGGTTTCCGCGAGTCGGAAAGGGCTGCTTAAGGCTTGCCCCGCTACCATCGCCGCTGTGGGTTTGATCGCGAGGTATCAGATGCCTCCGCTGCAGCGACTGGCACGCCCGTTCCGTCCCGCCCGCACTTGGATCACGCTCGGCGTTCTAGCTCCGGTCGGCATGCTGATGGTGTCCGGCCTGATGCTCCTTGATATGCGTCGGGACGCGTGGGACCGAGCCGAGCAGACTTCAAAGAACCTCGTGCAGGTTCTGGAACGCGATATTGCCCGTAACGTCGAGATGTACGACCTCTCGATCCAATCGGCCGTCGACAATCTCAAAACGCCAGGTCTGTCCGGGATGGCACCGGACCTGCGTCAGTTAATCCTGTTCGACCGCGCTGCTACCGCCCGTGACATGGGCGTGATGATCGTCATTGATGAGCACGGCGACATTGTCGCCGACATTGATGCGGTCCCTCCGCGCAAGGGCAACTATATCGACCGTGAGTATTTTCAGCTCCACAGAGCGCGCGCTGGGCTGGGCCTTTATATCGGCCGGCCGATCGTCTCACGCCTGACCGGCGAGCGAATGCTTCCGTTCAGTCGCCGCATCAACAAGCCTGATGGCACTTTCGGCGGTGTCGTCCTCGGCAGCGTGAAGCTGTCCTACTTTACGAACCTATTCAGCCAGATCGACCTCGGGCGCGACGGCGCAATTAACCTGTACCTTCGCGACGGCACGCGGATCATGCGCCACCCCTTCGCAGAGGCGGATATCGGGGTGAATATCGCCGGTGCCCCTACATTCCAGGGCTTCACACGCGAGCGCAGCGGCAGCTTCGTTCACACCTCCGTCCGAGACGGCGTCGAGCGGCACTACCGCTTCAGCCAGGTCGGCGACTTACCCCTAATCCTGAACGTCGCTCTCTCAACGGCCGAAATCGAGGCCGAGTGGCGGGTGAAGGCGCTCGTCATTGGCACCATCGTGCTCGTGCTATGTGGGCTCACGATCGCGCTTTCCTTGCTATTCGGCCGCGAGTTACGACGCCGTGAAGCCATACAGGCGGAACTTGAGCGGCTGTCATTGACTGATGCCCTGACTGGCCTGCCGAACCGCCGGGCCTTCGACGAGGTCGGGTCTACAGTCTGGGCGCAAGCACATCGGAGCGGTCAGCCGCTGTCTTTGCTGATCGTCGACGCCGACCACTTCAAGCGTTTTAACGATCGGTATGGCCACCAAGTAGGGGACGAGGTGCTACGAGGCTTGGCGCAGTGCCTCTCAGCTAGCGTGCACCGCCCGGCGGACCTCGTCTGCCGCGTTGGCGGCGAAGAATTCGCTCTCATGCTGCCGGACACTGACCGAGCCGGGGCCGCTCGCATCGCGGAGAAGGTCCATGCTGAGGTATCGGCCCTGAGCATCGGTTCCGCCGGCATAGGCGCTGGAGCGGTGACGGTCAGTATTGGGCTCGCGGTTGCCGTTTCAGGAACCGAAGAAGCCTATGTGCTCGCCGATCTCTATCAACTGGCGGACGAAGCTCTGTACGATGCAAAAGCAGGTGGCCGAAATCAAACTCGATGCGCAAAGCGCCCCGATCCGACCGTGACTCCACTGAAGCAGGTGCTCCGCCAGATGCGGTGAGCAATCTTCACCAATAGAACGCTACGCCCGTTCCTGTTCTGCGATAGCCCTCAAAGCCTCTAAGGCCTGCTGGCGCCCCTCGTCTGTTTTAATTTCAGACCACAGGCGCAGGCATTGCTCCGTGGTCAGCGCCATCTCCTCGGGCAACGGATCTGTCAGGAAGCTATCTACCGGTATGCCAAGTGCGTCCGCGACGCGGCAGAGCAACACCTGCGCTGGCGGGTTGAATTTTTCCATTTGAGAGGCGCCAGGAGAAAATTGTACCACGCAACGGTGACAACCCTTGGCCGTACCCAGGAGCTAATGCAAGTTAAAGTTCGACATAAGTAGGGACTACGCGGTAGTCCTCTCCGATCGGCGATCGGCTCCTGACGCAAATGCGGGGCTCTGACCCATGGAGCGTTGGAGATGATTTTTGTCGCGAAGGCGGATGGGGGCGTGACCTACGTCAGCCCCGAGTGGACCACGTTTACAGGCCAAGCCGCCGCTGAGGCCGTCGAACACGGCTGGTTTAAGTGCATGCACCCCGACGACTACGAGACCGCAGTCACGTTCCTGCGCGGCGCCCGTGACCAGCAGAGCGAGTACAGCCTCCGCACTCGCCTGCGTCGGGCCGATGGCAGCTACGCCTGGGTGATGATTGGCGCAGTCCCCTCTTACGGACCACCGGATCGCACCTTCCTGGGCTATTTGGGCTCCCTGACCGAGATCACCCCCAGCGGCTCCGAACCGCTCAGTTCCTACGGCGCCCTCAACCACTTCGTCCCGCCCCCCATGAGCCCGACGACGCCACCCGGCTCGACCCTTGAAGCCGTGGCGGACCACCTGCTGATCGCGCACGGACTTGTCGAACAGGACGGCGCGAAGGAGATGCTGCCGGTGCTGAGGCAGGCACTAGTGGTTGCTGGTGTGCTGCTGGCTCGAAACATGACTTCGGTCCAACCAGGCGCCCGCGCCCATTGAGACTTGCGTCGGCAGCTATGATGGCCGTGGGCCAGCGCTCCGCGGTGTCCAGTTCCCCCGCACTGCGCCGACCCTCAGGCGACCGCCCGTCCGAGGCTTCACGGGTCAGGTGCGGAGAACTGGTCCGCACTACCTATCATCGCGCGTCCGCCCGCAACAGCGCCGTGTGGTGTCGCGAACACCTCGGGCACATCAGCAGGGGGAAGCGTTACTGTAGCAGGTATGCAAACAGAAAAAAGGCCGCCCTTTTGGAGCGGCCCGAAGTCTTGAGAGGAAACGCCCTTGGGAAGGGCTGCAAAACCGCGACGCCATCGCGATTTCACGATCTCCACCTAAGCCCGCACAGTGCAGTGCACAACCGCTGTCGGGACTTCGTTACGTGCATAAGTGGCGCCCGACGCCTGCTCAGGTGCGCTTCCACACCATGG from Methylobacterium sp. NMS14P includes:
- a CDS encoding DoxX family protein; amino-acid sequence: MTRVWDRRRVGGTVLRGLLTVVFLAAAGMKFAAVPFEVEGFARFGYPLWFMYVVGTLQLFGAVLLWARGCVALGAGLLAVLMAGAVGSHLLAGDPALMPLPAFVLLILLSGIAYACRVELLPSSTDTEMQRA
- a CDS encoding LuxR C-terminal-related transcriptional regulator, whose amino-acid sequence is MSTTVGVLILDEPQDLSATARAALEHLPGISLLGETALENAADEPRVAVICLSADKLAGGIERVAGLRKRRQDLRILLIFDALTASHSKALLDAGADAFVGRPHSQQELRVALLALVEGAACLVPREQPGVMKSGQSCNFGLSPREIDVLCFLCAGFSNKEVARRLALSVRTVETHRLNLRRKTQTGRLKDLVSLARQLGLPLPSADEWASQADKRFAKDGRSVVTVTGTERHSIRADIASPAEATFLRKR
- a CDS encoding GlcG/HbpS family heme-binding protein — encoded protein: MHQRNCLDASDVRILMAAGRAEAERRSLPVTFAIVDEAGVLLALERLDGARLHTPEAAWLKARTAAITRTSTQDLQGAIQANAALLAFPDRLPLTGGLPLLVGDEIVGGVGSSGGEPEDDLAVCHAVYEALRRLPLPG
- a CDS encoding helix-turn-helix transcriptional regulator, giving the protein MPPRRSEDPNAIAPVRIEVISRRGLSQVEAGRYVGVSMPTFDMLVSEGQIPQPFRVGRRVIWDLRKLDAAFDVLSGPEEGPGWEDWDDPKKRIIPL
- a CDS encoding sugar transferase, with the translated sequence MVPQDRRLAWAFKRGLDVGVAVTALFLLLPLLILIAALVYAGDRKAPIFRHMRVGRDGRRFGCLKFRSMVTDGDAVLVTHLAANPQARAEWAATHKLSDDPRVTAIGYVLRKTSLDELPQLWNVLRGEMSLVGPRPIVPAEVARYGRAFPTCFAMAPGVTGLWQVSGRSDTTYAERVALDLDYATRWTLHRDLAIMLRTVPAVLAQRGSK
- a CDS encoding IS5 family transposase, producing MSPARQPYPSDVSDEEWALVAPYLTLLHEDAGQREHALREVFNGLRYVVRSGCPWRLMPHDLPPWFAVYQQAQRWLSAGCFEQLAEDLRAVLRLAAGRAPEPTAAVLDSRTLRSSPESGERAGYDGAKRKKGSKLHMAVDTLGHLLALHVTPADADDRAQVGRLAKAVQAATGESVEVAFVDQGYTGEKPATAAREHGIALEVVKLPEAKRGFVLLPRRWVVERSFAWATRFRRLVKDYERYASTLADLHLVAFVCLMLRQAAQLATGS
- a CDS encoding sensor domain-containing diguanylate cyclase, whose amino-acid sequence is MPPLQRLARPFRPARTWITLGVLAPVGMLMVSGLMLLDMRRDAWDRAEQTSKNLVQVLERDIARNVEMYDLSIQSAVDNLKTPGLSGMAPDLRQLILFDRAATARDMGVMIVIDEHGDIVADIDAVPPRKGNYIDREYFQLHRARAGLGLYIGRPIVSRLTGERMLPFSRRINKPDGTFGGVVLGSVKLSYFTNLFSQIDLGRDGAINLYLRDGTRIMRHPFAEADIGVNIAGAPTFQGFTRERSGSFVHTSVRDGVERHYRFSQVGDLPLILNVALSTAEIEAEWRVKALVIGTIVLVLCGLTIALSLLFGRELRRREAIQAELERLSLTDALTGLPNRRAFDEVGSTVWAQAHRSGQPLSLLIVDADHFKRFNDRYGHQVGDEVLRGLAQCLSASVHRPADLVCRVGGEEFALMLPDTDRAGAARIAEKVHAEVSALSIGSAGIGAGAVTVSIGLAVAVSGTEEAYVLADLYQLADEALYDAKAGGRNQTRCAKRPDPTVTPLKQVLRQMR
- a CDS encoding PAS domain-containing protein; the encoded protein is MTYVSPEWTTFTGQAAAEAVEHGWFKCMHPDDYETAVTFLRGARDQQSEYSLRTRLRRADGSYAWVMIGAVPSYGPPDRTFLGYLGSLTEITPSGSEPLSSYGALNHFVPPPMSPTTPPGSTLEAVADHLLIAHGLVEQDGAKEMLPVLRQALVVAGVLLARNMTSVQPGARAH